The following proteins are encoded in a genomic region of Pseudomonas saponiphila:
- the kdpC gene encoding potassium-transporting ATPase subunit KdpC, with translation MTSVLRPALSLMVLMTLITGVAYPLVVTGVAQVAFPDQANGSLVRDAEGKVRGSALIAQDFVGDAWFHPRPSAGAFATVSSSASNLAPSNPALATRVIDDAHKLQVPGQGPVPLALLTTSGSGLDPHLPPEAIDYQLARVAAARNLPADKLRALVAAHTQRPLVGPPVVNVLTLNQALDQL, from the coding sequence ATGACTAGCGTATTGCGTCCGGCCTTGAGCCTGATGGTGTTGATGACTCTGATCACCGGCGTGGCTTATCCGCTGGTGGTCACTGGAGTGGCCCAGGTGGCCTTCCCGGACCAGGCCAACGGCAGCCTGGTGCGTGATGCCGAGGGCAAGGTGCGGGGCTCGGCCCTGATCGCCCAGGATTTTGTCGGCGATGCCTGGTTCCATCCGCGCCCTTCGGCGGGGGCCTTTGCCACGGTATCCAGCTCTGCCAGCAACCTGGCACCGAGCAACCCGGCCCTGGCCACCCGGGTGATCGACGATGCCCACAAGCTCCAGGTTCCGGGTCAGGGTCCAGTGCCTCTGGCCCTGCTCACCACCTCGGGCAGCGGCCTTGATCCGCACTTGCCACCCGAGGCAATTGACTATCAACTGGCGCGGGTCGCGGCGGCGCGCAATCTGCCGGCGGACAAGCTGCGGGCACTGGTGGCGGCACATACCCAGCGGCCCCTGGTGGGGCCGCCGGTGGTCAACGTGCTGACCCTGAATCAAGCCCTGGATCAGTTGTAA
- a CDS encoding sensor histidine kinase → MSDSGRADALLAELPRDGRGRLKVFLGAAPGVGKTYAMLQAAHTQLRQGVKVLAGVVETHGRAETEALLAGLPQQPLVRSEYRGVMLEEMDLDGLLKAKPKLVLVDELAHSNAPGSRHAKRWQDIQELLAAGIDVFTTVNVQHLESLNDQVRGITGVQVRETLPDWVLQEAYELLLVDLPPRELLERLRDGKVYVPEQARAAIDAFFTQTNLTALRELAMQTAAAQVDNDLALGYRQLGQAAPAVRGRLLVGIDGDAQAERLVRHASRVAQRRHLPWSLVHVDNGRLQDEQSRLRLQAAQQLAERLGGEVVLLRAGEVAKTLIQHAAERRASLLLVGQSSRRWRRRWFGGGLAARLLRNAEGLEINVLDSDPLPHQPGLRSQHSLQWFDYGLALLATVLASALAWGVASVLPLPNISLVFLAAVLLVAVRSSQGPALACAALSFLAYDFLFIPPSFSFAIQREEDVLTLLFFLLMAALTGNLAARQRRQLQALRETQEETGELLDLSRKLTAATDRQAVISAAAQHLHGRDELRICLLNRDGQGGWKVETGGSLQFSEAERAAADWAWQHDQPAGLGTGTLPFGRWWWWPLSVDDGPLGLLGVCPREGEEFSGQRRRLLTALSQPLAQALARARLAEDLEAARLHGETEQLRSALLASVSHDLRTPLTSMRGSIDSLLALGEAIPLEDRRELLEGTRDEAERLDRYIQNLLDMTRLGHGALKLARDWVAPGDIVGSALNRLRVVLAPLRVSTELPPDLPLLYVHAALIEQALVNVLENATRFSPPQGRLQLKVSVAEGELSFAVSDEGPGIPEEERAKIFDMFYTSARGDRGGQGTGLGLAICQGMVGAHGGHISVGEGIDGQGTCITLHLPLQAQPELENDV, encoded by the coding sequence ATGAGTGATTCCGGTCGCGCCGATGCGCTGCTCGCTGAACTGCCCCGGGACGGTCGTGGCCGGCTCAAGGTCTTTCTCGGTGCCGCTCCCGGCGTCGGCAAGACCTACGCCATGCTCCAGGCTGCCCACACGCAACTGCGCCAAGGGGTCAAGGTGCTCGCCGGGGTGGTGGAAACCCACGGCCGCGCCGAGACCGAGGCGCTGCTGGCCGGCTTGCCGCAACAGCCCCTGGTGCGTTCGGAATACCGCGGGGTGATGCTCGAGGAAATGGACCTGGACGGCCTGCTCAAGGCCAAGCCCAAGCTGGTGCTGGTGGACGAACTGGCCCACAGCAATGCCCCCGGCAGTCGGCACGCCAAGCGCTGGCAGGATATTCAGGAACTGCTGGCAGCCGGCATCGACGTGTTCACTACGGTCAATGTCCAGCACCTGGAAAGCCTGAATGATCAGGTCCGCGGCATCACCGGGGTCCAGGTGCGTGAAACCCTGCCCGACTGGGTGCTGCAGGAAGCCTATGAACTGCTGCTGGTTGACCTGCCGCCACGCGAGCTGCTGGAGCGCCTGCGAGACGGCAAGGTCTATGTGCCGGAGCAGGCGCGGGCGGCCATCGATGCGTTTTTTACCCAGACCAATCTCACCGCCCTGCGCGAGTTGGCGATGCAGACCGCTGCGGCCCAGGTGGATAACGACCTGGCCCTGGGCTATCGCCAGCTCGGCCAGGCGGCGCCGGCGGTGCGCGGGCGTTTGCTGGTGGGCATTGATGGCGATGCCCAGGCCGAGCGCCTGGTGCGCCATGCCAGTCGCGTGGCCCAGCGTCGGCACCTGCCCTGGAGCCTGGTGCATGTGGACAATGGCCGGCTGCAGGACGAGCAATCGCGCCTGCGTTTGCAGGCGGCGCAGCAACTGGCTGAGCGCCTGGGCGGGGAGGTGGTGCTGCTGCGGGCCGGCGAGGTGGCCAAGACCTTGATCCAGCACGCCGCCGAACGGCGTGCCAGTTTGCTGCTGGTGGGGCAGTCCAGTCGTCGCTGGCGTCGGCGCTGGTTTGGCGGCGGCCTGGCGGCGCGCCTGTTGCGTAACGCCGAGGGCCTGGAGATCAATGTCCTGGACAGCGACCCCCTGCCGCATCAGCCGGGTTTGCGCAGCCAGCATTCCCTGCAGTGGTTCGACTATGGCCTGGCGCTGTTGGCGACTGTTCTGGCCAGCGCCCTGGCCTGGGGTGTGGCCAGTGTCCTGCCGTTGCCGAACATCTCGCTGGTGTTTCTCGCCGCAGTCCTGCTGGTGGCGGTGCGCAGCAGCCAGGGGCCAGCCCTGGCCTGCGCCGCGCTGTCGTTTCTGGCTTATGACTTTCTGTTTATCCCGCCCAGTTTCTCGTTTGCCATCCAGCGTGAAGAGGATGTGCTGACCCTGTTGTTCTTCCTGCTGATGGCGGCGCTCACCGGCAACCTGGCGGCGCGCCAGCGGCGGCAGCTGCAGGCGTTGCGAGAAACCCAGGAGGAAACCGGGGAGTTGCTCGATCTGTCGCGTAAGCTCACCGCCGCTACCGATCGGCAGGCAGTGATCAGCGCCGCAGCCCAGCACCTGCATGGTCGCGATGAGTTGCGCATCTGCCTGCTCAATCGCGACGGGCAGGGTGGCTGGAAAGTCGAGACCGGTGGTTCGCTGCAGTTTTCCGAGGCCGAGCGGGCCGCGGCGGACTGGGCCTGGCAGCATGATCAACCGGCGGGACTGGGCACCGGGACCCTGCCATTCGGACGCTGGTGGTGGTGGCCGCTCTCGGTGGACGACGGTCCCCTGGGGCTGTTGGGAGTGTGCCCCAGGGAAGGCGAGGAATTCAGCGGCCAGCGCCGGCGCCTGCTCACGGCCCTCAGCCAGCCCCTGGCCCAGGCCCTGGCCCGGGCGCGTCTGGCCGAGGACCTGGAGGCGGCGCGCCTGCACGGCGAAACCGAACAGTTGCGCAGTGCCTTGCTGGCCTCGGTGTCCCACGACCTGCGCACGCCGCTGACGTCGATGCGCGGCAGTATCGACAGTCTGCTGGCCCTGGGGGAGGCGATCCCCCTGGAAGATCGGCGCGAATTGCTCGAAGGCACGCGCGATGAAGCCGAGCGCCTGGATCGCTACATCCAGAACCTGCTGGACATGACCCGGCTTGGACATGGTGCGTTGAAGCTGGCCCGGGACTGGGTGGCGCCGGGGGACATAGTCGGCAGCGCCCTGAACCGTCTGCGGGTGGTGCTGGCGCCGTTGCGGGTGAGCACCGAGTTGCCGCCGGACCTGCCGCTGCTCTATGTCCATGCGGCCCTGATCGAGCAGGCACTGGTCAATGTCCTGGAAAACGCCACACGCTTCTCGCCGCCCCAAGGGCGTTTGCAACTGAAAGTCAGTGTCGCTGAGGGTGAGTTGAGCTTTGCCGTCAGCGACGAGGGGCCGGGGATTCCCGAGGAGGAGCGGGCGAAGATCTTCGACATGTTCTACACCTCCGCCCGCGGCGACCGTGGCGGACAGGGCACCGGTCTGGGGCTGGCGATCTGCCAGGGCATGGTCGGCGCCCATGGCGGGCATATCAGCGTCGGCGAAGGCATCGACGGCCAGGGGACTTGCATCACCTTGCACCTGCCGCTGCAGGCCCAGCCGGAGCTGGAGAACGATGTGTGA
- a CDS encoding response regulator yields MSQTATILVIDDEPQIRKFLRISLASQGYKVIEAGTGAEGLAHAALNKPDLLVLDLGLPDMDGQQVLREFREWSTVPVLVLSVRASEVQKVEALDGGANDYVTKPFGIQEFLARIRALLRQAPAGEVQEAALQVGPLTVDLAYRRVLLDGLEVALTRKEYAVLAQLARHPGRVITQQQLLKDIWGPTHTEDSHYLRIVVGHLRQKLADDPTRPRFIVTEAGVGYRLLGGDC; encoded by the coding sequence ATGAGCCAGACCGCGACCATCCTGGTCATCGACGACGAGCCGCAGATCCGCAAGTTCCTGCGCATCAGCCTGGCGTCACAAGGATACAAAGTGATTGAAGCCGGAACCGGTGCCGAAGGCCTGGCCCACGCGGCGCTGAACAAACCGGACCTGTTGGTGCTCGATCTGGGGCTGCCGGACATGGATGGCCAGCAGGTCCTGCGCGAGTTTCGCGAGTGGTCGACGGTGCCGGTGCTGGTGCTTTCGGTGCGCGCCAGCGAAGTACAGAAGGTCGAAGCCCTGGATGGCGGCGCCAATGACTACGTGACCAAACCCTTCGGCATCCAGGAGTTCCTGGCGCGCATCCGCGCGCTGTTGCGCCAGGCGCCCGCCGGCGAGGTGCAGGAAGCGGCCTTGCAGGTGGGGCCGCTGACGGTGGACCTGGCCTATCGCCGGGTGCTTCTGGACGGTCTTGAAGTGGCGCTGACCCGCAAGGAGTACGCCGTGCTGGCGCAGTTGGCACGGCATCCCGGGCGGGTGATCACCCAGCAGCAGTTGCTCAAGGACATCTGGGGACCGACCCACACCGAGGACAGCCACTACCTGCGGATCGTGGTCGGGCATCTGCGGCAGAAACTGGCGGACGACCCGACCCGGCCTCGTTTCATCGTGACCGAGGCGGGAGTGGGCTACCGGCTGTTGGGCGGTGATTGCTGA
- a CDS encoding patatin-like phospholipase family protein → MNKRVALVLGSGGARGYAHIGVIEEIERRGYDIACIAGCSMGAVVGGIYAAGKLAEYREWIESLDYLDVLRLVDVSFRLGAIRGEKVFGQIRKIVGDINIEDLRIPYTAVATDLTNQQEIWFQEGCLHQAMRASAAIPSLFTPVMQGNRMLVDGGLLNPLPIVPVVSSHCDLIIAVNLNSTNQRHYQLPVIQRPPAFKSRFDSLINSLGSHLPFRRKQAEQLLLLEQEAFKSEAAEINPWVEGAEPEAQQPAAAPETEGAPKSASGSFIIDNVGPASLLDLVNQSFEVMQTSLAQYKIAGYPPDILINVPKRVCRFFEFYKAPELIALGREIASDTLDRYELEQR, encoded by the coding sequence ATGAACAAACGTGTGGCATTGGTCCTCGGCTCAGGAGGCGCGCGCGGGTATGCCCATATCGGGGTCATCGAGGAGATCGAAAGACGCGGGTATGACATTGCCTGCATTGCCGGTTGCTCGATGGGCGCGGTGGTGGGCGGCATCTACGCGGCGGGCAAGCTCGCCGAGTACCGGGAATGGATCGAAAGCCTGGACTACCTCGATGTGCTGCGCCTGGTGGACGTGAGCTTCCGCCTGGGGGCGATTCGCGGCGAAAAGGTCTTCGGCCAGATCCGCAAGATCGTCGGTGACATCAACATCGAAGACCTGCGCATTCCCTACACTGCCGTGGCCACCGACCTCACCAACCAACAGGAAATCTGGTTCCAGGAGGGCTGCCTGCATCAGGCCATGCGCGCCTCGGCGGCCATACCCAGCCTGTTCACTCCAGTGATGCAAGGCAACCGCATGCTGGTGGACGGCGGCCTGCTCAACCCGCTGCCGATCGTACCGGTGGTGTCCAGTCACTGCGACCTGATCATCGCGGTCAACCTCAACTCCACCAACCAGCGCCACTACCAGTTGCCGGTGATCCAGCGCCCGCCGGCGTTCAAGAGCCGCTTCGACAGCCTGATCAATTCCCTCGGCTCGCACCTGCCATTTCGCCGCAAGCAGGCCGAGCAACTGTTGCTGCTCGAACAGGAGGCCTTCAAGAGCGAAGCGGCCGAGATCAATCCCTGGGTCGAAGGCGCCGAGCCGGAGGCCCAGCAACCGGCTGCCGCCCCGGAAACCGAAGGCGCGCCCAAGTCCGCCAGTGGTTCATTCATCATCGACAACGTCGGCCCGGCATCGCTGCTGGACCTGGTGAACCAGAGCTTCGAGGTGATGCAGACCTCACTGGCGCAGTACAAGATTGCCGGCTACCCGCCAGACATCCTGATCAACGTGCCCAAGCGCGTGTGCCGCTTCTTCGAGTTCTACAAGGCGCCGGAACTGATCGCCCTGGGTCGGGAAATCGCCAGCGACACCCTGGACCGCTACGAACTGGAACAGCGCTGA
- a CDS encoding CHAD domain-containing protein: MSALVDRLVVQILSLEVSLLACQARMAAATDAEALHDLRITVRRLRSLLRPLRGLPGVEQLEAAAGAVGQLTTPMRDREVLAAYLHQHGQHVAAERRTAQLRREYAAVAGGPQLAQLFLVLDAFPRFLRACQRQGLLRGLRVRIEKRLAKQWKALGKALQDPAHDRHRLRLLIKRVRYAADAYPELDRLPALAMKRLKAAQGALGDWHDCWQWLAQAEQQADLLPCVAVWRRTMLKAETAADQVLDRLYDDCWRK, from the coding sequence ATGTCTGCCTTGGTTGATCGATTGGTGGTTCAGATCCTGAGCCTGGAAGTGAGCTTGCTGGCTTGTCAGGCGCGCATGGCGGCTGCCACGGATGCCGAGGCGCTGCACGACTTGCGCATCACCGTGCGCCGCTTGCGCAGTCTGTTGCGCCCGTTGCGCGGCTTGCCCGGTGTCGAGCAGTTGGAGGCTGCGGCCGGCGCGGTCGGGCAACTGACAACGCCGATGCGTGATCGTGAAGTACTGGCGGCTTATCTGCACCAGCATGGCCAGCACGTTGCCGCCGAGCGGCGCACCGCCCAGTTGCGCCGGGAGTATGCGGCAGTGGCCGGTGGGCCACAGCTGGCCCAGCTGTTCCTGGTACTGGATGCGTTTCCGCGATTCCTGCGGGCTTGCCAGCGCCAGGGGTTGCTCCGAGGTTTGCGCGTGCGGATTGAGAAGCGCCTGGCCAAGCAGTGGAAAGCCCTGGGCAAGGCGCTGCAGGACCCCGCTCACGATCGCCATCGTTTGCGGCTGTTGATCAAGCGTGTGCGCTACGCGGCCGATGCCTATCCCGAGCTCGATCGTCTGCCGGCGCTGGCGATGAAACGTCTCAAGGCGGCCCAGGGCGCCTTGGGGGATTGGCATGACTGCTGGCAGTGGCTGGCTCAGGCCGAGCAGCAAGCGGATCTGTTGCCCTGTGTCGCCGTCTGGCGTCGAACCATGCTCAAGGCCGAAACCGCCGCTGACCAGGTGCTGGATCGGTTGTACGACGATTGCTGGCGAAAGTGA
- a CDS encoding acyl-CoA thioesterase: protein MRFYDLLEAVRSQPQALTIPAEWAQGRASFGGLVVALQYEAMRAKVPADRPVRSLAVTFVGPVAPDVPVSFEVDVLREGKAVSQVLGRVMQQGQVVTLVQGSFGASRESAVTVDAEPAPEMKHWDDCQELPYIKGVTPEFMRHLAMRWSIGGLPFTGNHSRDMGGWVRLRGEVKEEPVTEAHILALVDAWPPALLPHLSKPAAGSTLTWTIEFVQPLLSVSTLDWCKYRVETEHARDGYGHAAAALWSADGQLIALSRQTVTIFA from the coding sequence ATGCGTTTCTATGATTTGCTCGAAGCCGTTCGCAGCCAGCCCCAGGCGCTGACCATTCCGGCAGAGTGGGCTCAAGGTCGCGCCAGTTTCGGTGGCCTGGTGGTCGCCCTGCAGTACGAAGCGATGCGCGCCAAGGTTCCGGCAGACCGCCCGGTACGTTCTTTGGCGGTGACTTTTGTCGGCCCTGTGGCGCCGGACGTACCGGTCAGTTTTGAAGTGGATGTCCTGCGTGAAGGCAAGGCGGTCAGCCAGGTATTGGGACGGGTGATGCAGCAAGGTCAGGTGGTGACCCTGGTGCAGGGCAGCTTTGGCGCTTCACGCGAGTCTGCAGTGACGGTAGACGCCGAGCCGGCGCCCGAGATGAAACACTGGGATGACTGCCAGGAGCTGCCCTACATCAAGGGCGTGACGCCGGAGTTCATGCGCCATCTGGCGATGCGCTGGAGCATTGGCGGCCTGCCCTTTACCGGCAACCATTCCCGGGACATGGGCGGCTGGGTGCGTTTGCGTGGGGAGGTCAAGGAAGAGCCCGTGACCGAGGCGCACATCCTGGCGCTGGTGGATGCCTGGCCGCCGGCCTTGTTGCCGCACCTGAGCAAGCCGGCCGCCGGCAGCACCCTGACCTGGACCATCGAGTTCGTGCAGCCGCTGCTGTCAGTCAGCACCCTGGACTGGTGCAAGTACCGGGTGGAAACCGAACATGCCCGCGACGGTTACGGCCACGCTGCGGCGGCACTCTGGAGTGCCGATGGACAACTGATCGCTCTGAGCCGGCAGACGGTAACCATCTTCGCCTGA
- a CDS encoding terminase: MGKRHPNLPAWQWRVYPQSHQHPTNLVLHLIAVPLFIVGFLLIVSGVFSLSFLSLAIGLIGVLAALGLQRHGHSLEAHAVEPFTDRQDAVQRLLVEQFLTFPRFVLSGAWWRAWLQRHRH; encoded by the coding sequence ATGGGCAAACGTCACCCCAATCTTCCGGCCTGGCAATGGCGCGTCTACCCGCAGAGCCATCAGCACCCGACCAATCTGGTATTGCACCTGATTGCCGTACCGCTGTTCATCGTCGGTTTTCTGCTGATCGTCTCGGGCGTGTTTTCCCTGAGCTTCCTGAGCCTGGCCATCGGCCTGATCGGCGTGCTGGCCGCCCTGGGCCTGCAACGCCACGGCCATAGCCTGGAAGCCCACGCCGTCGAGCCGTTCACTGATCGCCAGGACGCCGTGCAACGCCTGCTAGTGGAACAATTCCTGACCTTCCCGCGCTTTGTCCTGAGCGGTGCCTGGTGGCGGGCCTGGTTGCAACGCCACCGGCACTGA
- a CDS encoding methyl-accepting chemotaxis protein encodes MGAWLSNISLKYKFWAVNAVAFVTTLLLVLYAVQLEQQARSQAAQAAARSQAHLLNAWPAGQPLPTDENLLSFAQGQTPSLNQQALPELNGANGWVEINHMPLFGDNPLLGAEVISRANGQQVAVLAHAPSMAQVFSDRFTHYAVAVFILMFAMLCASQLLIRFLLSQLNTLKDVMLHVEKTGDLSARVPLSCKDEVGQMASAFNAMQAGYQRVVNTVASTARQLDQGAARLASSMNDVRHGMLGQQSETDQAATAINEMSATVFHIAQHAGATRDLSQTADTLAGTGHEVVGRVQKSIAGLSNGVQQTAEMIQKLAEDSQKINGVVNVIHSIAEQTNLLALNAAIEAARAGEMGRGFAVVADEVRNLAKRVQSSTDEITGMVAALQAGTRDAVDFMQESSFKADDCVQQAQEAGAALAEITGAVAQMRESNTQIAVAAEQQSQVAEEMNRAVVSIRDVTENTVQQTVASATTSSELATLAGELSKAIGQLKL; translated from the coding sequence ATGGGTGCCTGGCTTAGCAACATCTCGCTGAAATACAAATTCTGGGCGGTCAATGCAGTCGCCTTCGTCACCACCCTGTTATTGGTGCTGTACGCGGTGCAACTGGAGCAGCAGGCCCGTAGCCAGGCCGCCCAGGCCGCAGCCCGCAGCCAGGCCCATCTGCTCAATGCCTGGCCTGCGGGACAGCCCTTGCCCACGGACGAGAACCTGCTGTCCTTCGCCCAGGGCCAGACTCCCAGCCTCAACCAACAGGCCTTGCCCGAACTGAACGGCGCCAACGGCTGGGTCGAAATCAATCACATGCCGCTTTTCGGCGACAACCCGTTGCTGGGCGCCGAGGTCATCAGCCGCGCCAATGGCCAGCAGGTTGCCGTACTGGCCCACGCACCGAGCATGGCCCAGGTCTTCAGCGATCGCTTCACCCACTACGCCGTCGCCGTCTTCATCCTGATGTTCGCCATGCTTTGCGCCTCGCAGTTGCTGATCCGCTTTCTCCTCAGCCAGCTCAACACCCTCAAGGATGTGATGCTGCACGTGGAGAAAACCGGCGACCTGTCGGCCCGGGTGCCGCTGTCCTGCAAGGACGAAGTCGGCCAGATGGCCAGCGCCTTCAATGCCATGCAGGCCGGTTACCAGCGGGTGGTGAACACCGTGGCCAGCACCGCTCGCCAGCTGGATCAGGGCGCCGCGCGCCTGGCCTCGAGCATGAACGATGTACGTCACGGCATGCTCGGCCAGCAGAGTGAAACCGATCAGGCCGCCACTGCCATCAACGAAATGTCCGCCACCGTCTTCCACATCGCCCAGCACGCCGGCGCCACCCGCGACCTGTCCCAGACCGCCGACACTCTGGCCGGTACCGGCCATGAAGTGGTCGGCCGGGTGCAGAAGTCGATTGCCGGGCTCTCCAACGGCGTGCAGCAAACCGCCGAGATGATTCAAAAACTCGCGGAGGACAGCCAGAAGATCAACGGCGTGGTCAACGTGATCCACAGCATCGCCGAACAGACCAACCTGTTGGCACTCAACGCCGCCATCGAAGCCGCCAGAGCCGGCGAAATGGGCCGCGGCTTTGCCGTGGTGGCCGACGAGGTGCGCAATCTGGCCAAACGCGTGCAGTCTTCCACCGACGAGATCACCGGCATGGTCGCGGCCTTGCAGGCAGGAACCCGGGACGCCGTGGACTTCATGCAGGAGAGCTCGTTCAAGGCCGACGACTGCGTGCAGCAGGCCCAGGAAGCCGGGGCGGCTCTGGCGGAGATCACCGGCGCCGTGGCGCAGATGCGTGAAAGCAACACGCAGATCGCCGTAGCCGCAGAACAACAAAGCCAGGTGGCCGAAGAAATGAACCGGGCGGTGGTGAGCATCCGCGACGTCACCGAAAACACCGTGCAACAGACCGTGGCCTCCGCCACCACCAGCAGTGAACTGGCGACCCTGGCCGGCGAACTGAGCAAGGCCATCGGCCAACTGAAACTCTGA
- a CDS encoding TatD family hydrolase → MQLIDIGVNLTNPCFAEKHQAVLNRAYEAGVCQLILTGTSVDGSEQALELCQQLDADGQRLFATAGLHPHSASDWNADSPRRLRALLSEPRIRAVGECGLDFNRDFSPRPQQEKVLEEHLALAAELQLPVFLHERDANQRLLDILRDFRDRLPAAVVHCFTGEQRALFSYLDLDLHIGITGWICDERRGTHLHPLVRNIPRGRLMLESDAPYLLPRSLRPKPKNGRNEPAYLTEVLREVALHRDETPQDLASHSTACSRAFFNLPEIA, encoded by the coding sequence ATGCAACTCATCGATATCGGCGTCAACCTGACCAATCCCTGTTTTGCCGAAAAACACCAAGCCGTTCTCAATCGCGCCTATGAGGCCGGGGTCTGTCAATTGATCCTCACCGGAACCAGCGTCGATGGCAGTGAACAGGCCCTGGAACTGTGCCAGCAACTGGATGCCGACGGGCAAAGACTGTTCGCCACTGCGGGCCTGCACCCTCACTCTGCCAGCGACTGGAATGCCGACAGTCCACGGCGCTTGCGCGCCCTGCTCAGCGAGCCACGGATCCGGGCGGTAGGCGAATGCGGGCTGGACTTCAACCGCGACTTCTCCCCTCGTCCGCAGCAGGAAAAGGTCCTGGAAGAGCACCTGGCCCTGGCGGCCGAACTGCAACTGCCGGTATTCCTCCATGAGCGCGACGCCAACCAGCGCCTGCTGGACATTCTGCGAGACTTTCGTGACCGATTGCCGGCAGCCGTGGTGCATTGCTTTACCGGCGAGCAACGAGCGCTGTTCAGCTACCTCGATCTGGACCTGCATATCGGCATCACCGGCTGGATTTGCGACGAACGCCGGGGCACCCACTTGCACCCACTGGTGCGCAATATCCCCCGGGGACGCCTGATGCTGGAAAGCGACGCCCCTTACCTGCTTCCCCGCAGCCTGCGGCCGAAACCGAAAAATGGCCGTAACGAACCGGCCTACCTGACAGAAGTCCTGCGGGAAGTGGCTCTGCACCGGGACGAAACACCGCAAGACCTGGCCAGCCACAGCACGGCCTGCTCCAGAGCCTTTTTCAACTTGCCAGAAATTGCTTGA
- a CDS encoding transglycosylase SLT domain-containing protein: MTRPSILLALCLSLLLPLPALARLAGPPETLASGKVRDLAEIRSSRVLRVLVNQSRNSSGEVQGQAIGVEYHRLRAFEQYLNGHARDGQEISLKIIPKAKDQLLGALQRGEGDLVAPGELLEALPGHAVSSSDPIVSNVPLLLVGIKGERRYTRIEQLSGKTLTLTTGSAAGEAVSQINQRLALRKLAPIKVEWVDPSLAVEDVLEMVQGGIFHLTIVEQPIAERWSKILPKLRFDRQLKISEPGEEHWFVRRDASMLRASIDRFLKSYKTPADQDVAFLRIYRRQYQVHYPLAQADRQRLEKLRPVLQKHAGEQGMDWLNLAALAFKESALQPSARSGSGPTGLMQITPSAAQRVGVNNIQSLDSNVQVGAKYLAMIRRKFFASPKLNERERMAFVLAAYNMGPERVQGMRSEARRRGLNPNQWFFQVERIAMEQVGMGAVSYVNSVNKYYLAFDRERDSLEPRERKVVSRK; this comes from the coding sequence ATGACCCGACCCTCGATCTTGCTCGCGCTGTGTCTGTCGTTGCTGCTGCCCTTGCCGGCGCTGGCCCGTCTGGCCGGACCGCCGGAAACTCTGGCGTCCGGCAAGGTCCGAGATCTGGCAGAGATCCGCAGCAGTCGCGTGCTGCGGGTGCTGGTCAATCAGAGCCGCAACAGTTCCGGTGAGGTCCAGGGGCAGGCCATTGGTGTCGAATACCATCGCTTGCGTGCATTCGAGCAATACCTCAATGGTCATGCCCGTGATGGTCAGGAGATCAGCCTCAAGATCATTCCCAAGGCCAAGGATCAGTTGCTGGGCGCTTTGCAGCGTGGAGAGGGTGATCTGGTGGCGCCCGGGGAGTTGCTGGAGGCTCTGCCGGGCCATGCGGTCAGTTCCAGCGATCCCATTGTCAGCAATGTTCCGTTGCTGTTGGTGGGCATCAAGGGCGAGCGTCGCTACACGCGGATCGAACAGCTGTCCGGCAAGACACTGACACTGACCACCGGCAGTGCCGCCGGCGAGGCGGTGAGTCAGATCAATCAGCGACTGGCGTTGCGCAAGCTGGCGCCGATCAAGGTCGAGTGGGTGGACCCGAGTCTGGCGGTGGAGGACGTGCTGGAGATGGTCCAGGGGGGCATCTTTCACCTGACCATCGTCGAGCAGCCGATTGCCGAGCGCTGGAGCAAGATCCTGCCCAAGCTGCGTTTCGATCGGCAATTGAAAATCAGCGAACCGGGCGAGGAGCACTGGTTTGTGCGGCGCGATGCGTCGATGCTGCGGGCCAGCATCGACCGTTTTCTCAAGAGCTATAAGACCCCGGCGGATCAGGATGTGGCGTTCCTGCGCATCTATCGGCGTCAGTATCAGGTGCATTACCCCCTGGCCCAAGCTGATCGCCAGCGCCTGGAGAAACTGCGCCCGGTGTTGCAGAAGCATGCCGGGGAACAAGGCATGGACTGGCTGAATCTGGCGGCTCTGGCTTTCAAGGAGTCGGCTCTGCAACCCAGCGCCAGGAGCGGTAGCGGCCCCACCGGACTGATGCAGATCACGCCCTCGGCGGCGCAACGGGTCGGGGTCAACAATATCCAGTCCCTCGATAGCAATGTGCAGGTGGGAGCCAAGTACCTGGCGATGATTCGTCGCAAGTTCTTTGCCAGTCCCAAGCTCAACGAACGCGAGCGAATGGCTTTTGTCCTGGCCGCTTACAACATGGGGCCGGAACGGGTGCAGGGCATGCGCAGCGAAGCCCGGCGTCGAGGGCTCAATCCCAATCAGTGGTTTTTCCAGGTGGAGCGGATCGCCATGGAGCAGGTGGGTATGGGCGCGGTCAGCTATGTTAATAGCGTCAACAAATACTATCTGGCCTTCGATCGTGAACGGGACTCGCTGGAGCCTCGGGAGCGAAAAGTTGTGTCTCGTAAATAA